A segment of the Bradysia coprophila strain Holo2 chromosome X unlocalized genomic scaffold, BU_Bcop_v1 contig_125, whole genome shotgun sequence genome:
GGTCGATTTTATCCGCAAGCaaagtcgaattttttttgtagaaaagtGATGGCTGGACAAACTGAATGATTTACAAtgctcagtggttacgtactagTCTTCCACTAAAATTAGTTCGAATATCACATTATATTATATCACATTGGTTACGtcctaaagttcactcaagcttcataattcgGATGGTTGCAGTGTTTTTGGTGGATGGATGACTAGGATGAATTTCTGAGCATAATGTCTACAcgcaaaaaaaggaaatttcggATGTACGTTCAAGACGtacaaaatctacattttagaCGTACATTCTACGTACTAGACGTAGTGATGTAcgcataaaacgaaaaatgtacagATAATACGTTAAATGTACTGATAACTCAACCATTGGTCTCATCGTCGAAATGTACGTTTTAGCCGTAGCATGATTTACGTTTAAGACGTAGGATGGTGTACATGTAAGacgtacaattttatttattccaaTGACCTTTAATAAATTACATTCATTtacaacattttacatttttacattcTTTGATCTTTGAtcttttcactaaatttcaatttttaaatccTCCAGCCATTTGATGAAACGCTCGCTTACCCCGTTGATTTCCTGTAAGTCTCCAGTGAAGCGATGGATGTTACAATACTTAACGATATGTTCCATTGTTTGAACTTCACCGCACTCACACAGTGGTGATTCAATGAATTGCCATTTGTGTAGCATATATGCACAGCAGCCATGGCCTGTACGAATACGATTTAGTCTCAACCACAACTTTCTTGGTAAATTCATTCCTTTCGTTTCCTTCGTTGGATCGGTTATGAGGTCTTTGTTTTTGACCGTGGCGTCTTGCCACCACTTTTTCCATCGTGTGTTACGCGAGTCCATGTCTCCAGACAATCTATAAAATTGCCAAAACGGTTTCCTCGATTTCAATCTCGATGTTATCGGTGCTGTTAGAATGTCGTTGTGTATGGGCAGTTCTGTATGTTCGCTGATCTTTTTGCATTCTCTTAAAGCAGCTTCTTGTCGTACAATAGAAGGTGGTGGTATGTTGCTTAAGACATATAGCCATTCAATTGGAGTGGACGTACAATAATATTATGTTTGGTGTTGATGTCAAAAGTTATTTCTGAATTGtttcacaaattatttaaaagaacaattcgatttaaatattcatttcaattaattgttgTATCGTCGTATTGCTCGTTTGGTTTCTAAGCTGTTGGATTGCTTTGAAACGActaatgttttaaaaaaattcgacgTAAAGATGTAACGCGATTTTAacgttcattttaatattaccgcggaaaatcaatttcttgccAATAGAACCATGAGAGTTCATCCAAGAAAAAGAGGTTCTTATAATGCGTAGGAAATGGAATtctattatttaattttatcacgcgtatttaattttgaactcTGGCCTTTGATGAGACCATTATACTTTCACAAGTTTCTGATCGGATTCGGAGTTGCCATTGCCAATCAACAAGCCCAAATCCGACATCTAAAAAAAGTGATGATTGAATTCCGACTTGACAAATGGATGCGTTGCGGCTAAAAAATCGGatctatttttgattaaaacctTCAATCTCTTGGAgcctaaaaaaatataattactgCAACAACATCCGACCTTAACAACTCTAACTTactcgaaaatttcagaacAAGAATACATATTTGGATTCGGTCTCACCAGTCATTATATTGGCTTAAAAGTACTCAGATTTTCTAGctcaataggtttgttccaaataactgtaaacgcgaactttgacaacccgaaccacgacgatttcatccatagacgaCATAACCTTGGCTTTTCGCTGAAATTTTAAGGCCCCGTATATATAGTGACAGCTCATTTTTCATGAGCAATTGTTTAGGTTCTGttgtctatggatgaaatttgacaattcgtatggccttggaacagatcTATAGCTACAATTGcataataaaatgtacaaatcTACCGAGAATCCTATGATCATGTGTTCTAGATGAACTGtacattatatttttaaaggaaCATGTGgcgaaaatttcataaattatcaataataattattttttaaagtttgaaaacTCGACTTCTTTTGGGAGCctgaaatttaatgtttaatcatcagaaaatatttgcctGAATGTTGctaaactcaactcaatttaagtttGCAATTGGTTAGCattctacaattttaattgttccacagcgttccacatgttgtcaacaaaagaagcgtaAAGAGTGTCGTTTCACTCACAAACGTGTGGAATTGAAGAAGCGTAAAGGCAAACGCTACTTCTATGTGGTGGAACACgcgtggaacaaataaaacgaaagaaacaaacgaaacccacCAAAATTGCATTCTTATGATGAGATCAGTTTACTGCGTCTAAACTACATCCTTTTTCTACTATGTTTAAAAGGAAatgacaaacaaaagaactctCCAAAGTAAACTGTTCGTAACTCAACAACTAGTTAGCTCAGTGCGAAAGTCACTGACTCAAGATCGAGAGGTCCCCAGTTCAATTCACGccagtgaaaatgtttttttttttttttttttcattcgcgTTTGAGAAACCCAGCACTTTGTTTTATATAAAGTAATCGATCTCACATCTGTAAAGTGGGCAAAGGACGAAATATAGTAACATTATttctagaaaaattaaaaaaaaagcgaaatttcCAATATACGTTTTATTCGTACATTGTACTGATAACTCAACCATTGGTCTCATCGTCGAAATGTACGTTTTATCCGTACGACTTTTTTTTGCGTGTAGCCTGCATTcgggcgagatatcaattgaGTACCTAACGTTCCTCAAAGAGTATTTGCAGACTGGAAGCAGTGCATTGGAATGAGAGGCGAGTACATCTCTAGGTCAGGTTGCTTGAAAGGATTCTTCGCCTTCCGAAATCGGCCACCACGCTCAATTTTCCAGCTGCAATTGTGATTTAAATCGAAATCCCATCCTGATCGTACAAACAACTGATTCCGCTCGAAATCTGTTAAATctgtaaaattgtgaaataccAACCGTTTTGCCCTTACCCCTCACATCGCTTTAAAGAGCTTGcttaaaaacacgaaaaatcatttattttcttaacAGATTTAATTCGCCGCACagaacaataaattaaaagcaaCCTTCCGGCTCGAAATCGAATTATTATGCTGCACAAACAAATGAAAGGGATAGCGCACAGCTGCTGGAAAATGTTGTAATTCAACTCCACAAATATCGGTTATATCAGTTCTTTGGTGAGGCAAACATAGCATGTCTCTCGTTAATATGGTTCACTCATATCACTCGTCGTCATCTTCGCTTAATTCTAATCCATTGTGGCGGTGCTTCAAGTGGCCGTTTATGGTCGGTGTACTTGTCCGCAGAGATGGAGTCGTCCTACCAAATTGATAACCGTTGACGGGTCGCTGTAATCGAGCCGGCTGATGTACCATTTGATCGACCGaatcgtcgtcgtcgtcgtcatcATCATTGCTGATGTCTGAGTTATTTATGTTCGACAGCGATTCATATTCCAATATTTCACAGTCCAGCAGATGGGACTGTCCTCCCATAAACGACGCGAAtctgaatgaattgaacggtTAACTATATAGCAGTCTCTTCCCGAATACAAATTCTTTTTGTTACCGTTGAGGATCCCTCAGCTTTGTCATTGTACGCCAAGGTTGACTTTCCGGACTGTTGCAGAAATTTTTCAGCTCTTCCAGAGCTTTTGTTGTTTCTCTTGCGGTTTGTTCGTAGTATTCTTCATTCGTTAAAAATCTTTGCTTGGGTGGAAAATAGCGTCGCCTGTAAGTACAACCAGAAATACGAGTGATCGAAATGGCAGAAAAgacaatttgttttcgtttccCTTACCAATGCCTTCTTGCAATGTACAACCATTCCACCGGAAAATAGTAGATGCAAACGGTCAACAAGACGACTCCGACGCTGGCCTCTTGAAATTGACTGGAAAAGTAGATCATGCCCATGGACACCATTTGCAATCCccatttaatcaaatttttgcttcGTTGATTTTTTGGCGGACCGAGTCGATAGCAAATCACAAAGCTGATGAATCCCGTTACGATGATGTACCAAAACACGTACGTTTGATAATTGAACAGTATCACCTGAACGTTGTCCCATAAGAGCTGAGTGAAATAAACAGCTAATGCCGAACCACCGGCCATTACGCTGTACATCATGGGTTTCTGCGGGGTAATTGGTTTTAGTTGTCAGAATAGGGAATTAGAAGTGAATATCGCCTGGACCAACTTACCTTGGGAAACAGTTTAGCCAGAAAGTATACAACGACCAGTAGCGACGCAAAAATGCCCAGCAAAATGCCGGTTGTATAGTAGAACAGTGGCGTTTCGCTGAATTGACTGGCCGCGAAAAAGATCAACAGTCCGATGGCCATCAGAATCACTTTCCAAAAGTC
Coding sequences within it:
- the LOC119067609 gene encoding nuclear envelope integral membrane protein 1a, producing MASVRILLLITLLSLTYALAKKPTVTLIQPGSVIEYASNQRSGFFTTDLQIYCYRGTSKSLPAIFQSVNIELHLDNDDFVWYEGSTPEIVTTHYDNQRSIFSFNFLNTRKKKLINLNPFNQTCVGIETAHQYKVYINLVRIDFWKVILMAIGLLIFFAASQFSETPLFYYTTGILLGIFASLLVVVYFLAKLFPKKPMMYSVMAGGSALAVYFTQLLWDNVQVILFNYQTYVFWYIIVTGFISFVICYRLGPPKNQRSKNLIKWGLQMVSMGMIYFSSQFQEASVGVVLLTVCIYYFPVEWLYIARRHWRRYFPPKQRFLTNEEYYEQTARETTKALEELKNFCNSPESQPWRTMTKLRDPQRFASFMGGQSHLLDCEILEYESLSNINNSDISNDDDDDDDDSVDQMVHQPARLQRPVNGYQFGRTTPSLRTSTPTINGHLKHRHNGLELSEDDDE